ATGCTTGATAATGACGATGTTATTCCGTTTGATCTCGTAAGCGAGGAGCGCCAGGGTCTTATCCAGCACCGGGATGAGGTCGGTCGGCTCGAGGCGGAGCTCATGTTGTTTGGAGTAATCGGAGAGCCCTTCGATGATCAGCTTCATCCGCTCGACCTCGGACGGGAGCAGCCTGACGACGCTCTCTTTAAAGCTGGGGTTGTCCCAGCTGTCGGCCAGCGCTTGGCTGACGGTCCAGAGGTAGGTCAGCGGGTTCTTCAGTTCATGGGCGATGCCGGCGGTGGTGGTGCCGAGCGCCGCCAGTTTCTCCGATCTGACGATCTGCGCCTGGTTCCGCTTCAGCTCTTCCAGGATAAAGGCGTATTCAATGCTGATCGCCGACTGGTTGGCCAGGGTTTCCAGAAAGTCAATATCCTGTTTGGAGAACGATTCATCAGACATCTTGCGGCCGAGGACGAGGGCCGCCAGGAGGGTCGGCTGGTTGAAATATTCGCTCTCCGAAATGCTCGGGATGACCAGGTCGGCCTCCAGCTCATTCAGCTCCGCGAGCGCTTCGCTCCGGATGTCGAGCTCTTCGCGGTTGATCTCCTTGAAATTAGAGAGTAGTTCCCGGATGATAGCCGAGTCGGCCGCGATCGTTTTCCCCACCAGGGCACCCGCCGCACCGTTCCCGGCGCGGACGATATACTGCTTGCTCTCCCGGTCGAGCACGAGGAAAGAGGCGCTCTTGAGCCGCATCGATTTCCAGAGGAGGTAGGGGGCCAACCT
This window of the Candidatus Margulisiibacteriota bacterium genome carries:
- a CDS encoding ATP-binding protein, whose translation is MAGGRNINNNILKPIRSFIDWLFALLYKRTAAYSLQTILNKYSHSLARPMQDLDRFARLAPYLLWKSMRLKSASFLVLDRESKQYIVRAGNGAAGALVGKTIAADSAIIRELLSNFKEINREELDIRSEALAELNELEADLVIPSISESEYFNQPTLLAALVLGRKMSDESFSKQDIDFLETLANQSAISIEYAFILEELKRNQAQIVRSEKLAALGTTTAGIAHELKNPLTYLWTVSQALADSWDNPSFKESVVRLLPSEVERMKLIIEGLSDYSKQHELRLEPTDLIPVLDKTLALLAYEIKRNNIVIIKHYPADNRAVALADKDRLVQVFMNIIGNAIQAIGAKGGDVSLTVRVENNEVRVSITDSGPGIPPEVLAKIFEPFFTTKESGTGLGLPITKRLIDEHHGSLYIDSHLGKGSTFTICLPTA